One Desulfovibrio aminophilus genomic region harbors:
- the glyQ gene encoding glycine--tRNA ligase subunit alpha, whose amino-acid sequence MHFQDVILNLQKFWADCGCVLAQPMDIEVGAGTFNPSTFFRVIGPEPWNVAYVEPSRRPTDGRYGENPNRLQHYFQFQVILKPSPADVQDIYLKSLSVLGIDAAKHDIRFVEDDWESPTLGAWGLGWEVWLNGMEVTQFTYFQQVGGIDLAPVSVEISYGLERLTMYLQEKESVYDLSWNGKVTYGDVYHRNEVEQSTYNFEQSDPKMLLSLFNMYEAESKRLCAEKLPWPAYDYCLKCSHTFNLLDARGAISITERTAYIGRVRVLASAIAALYAAQREEMGHPMLRHAEGRA is encoded by the coding sequence ATGCATTTCCAGGACGTGATCCTCAACCTGCAGAAGTTCTGGGCCGACTGCGGCTGCGTGCTGGCCCAGCCTATGGACATCGAGGTGGGGGCGGGCACCTTCAATCCCTCCACCTTTTTCCGGGTCATCGGGCCCGAGCCGTGGAACGTGGCCTATGTGGAGCCCTCCCGGCGGCCGACCGACGGCCGCTACGGCGAGAACCCCAACCGGCTCCAGCACTATTTCCAGTTCCAGGTCATCCTCAAGCCCTCGCCCGCGGACGTGCAGGACATCTACCTCAAGAGCCTGTCCGTGCTCGGCATCGACGCCGCGAAGCACGACATCCGCTTCGTGGAGGACGACTGGGAGTCCCCGACCCTGGGTGCCTGGGGCCTGGGCTGGGAGGTCTGGCTCAACGGCATGGAGGTGACGCAGTTCACCTACTTCCAGCAGGTGGGCGGCATCGATCTCGCGCCCGTGAGCGTGGAGATATCCTACGGCCTGGAGCGCCTGACCATGTACCTCCAGGAGAAGGAGTCGGTCTACGACCTGTCCTGGAACGGCAAGGTGACCTACGGCGACGTGTACCACCGCAACGAGGTGGAGCAGTCCACCTACAACTTCGAGCAGAGCGATCCCAAGATGCTCCTCTCCCTGTTCAACATGTATGAGGCCGAGAGCAAGCGGCTCTGCGCCGAGAAGCTGCCCTGGCCCGCCTACGACTACTGCCTGAAGTGCTCGCACACCTTCAACCTGCTGGACGCCCGGGGGGCCATCTCCATCACCGAGCGCACGGCCTACATCGGCCGGGTGCGCGTCCTGGCCTCGGCCATCGCCGCGCTTTACGCGGCCCAGCGCGAGGAGATGGGCCATCCCATGCTCCGCCACGCCGAGGGGAGGGCCTAG